The region AAAATACACAGCCGCGGGCGAGGCGAAATCCGTGGCTCTTCTTGGTAACATGGCAACAGTCATTCACCAATTGATCGACAAGGGTTTCACGCCAGATCTTTTGACAGACCAAACTTCAGCCCATGATCCATTGGTGGGTTATATCCCTGAAGGTTACACGGTCGACACAGCAAAAACTTTCCGCGAGAAAGATCAAACGGCTTACTTGAAAGCAGCTTACGATTCTATGGCAAAACACGTTCGTGGTATGCTTGCGATGAAAGACAAGGGTGCTGTGACTTTTGATTACGGCAATAACTTGCGTGCACGTGCTCAAGAAGCGGGTGTTGAAAATGCATTTGATTACCCAGGATTTGTTCCTGCGTTCATTCGTCCATTGTTCTGCAAAGGCTCTGGTCCATTCCGTTGGGTGGCACTTTCTGGTGACCCCGCTGATATCAAAGTGACAGACGATGCGATGAGAAAACTTTTCCCTCATAAAAAAGATCTTTTGCGTTGGTTGGACATGGCTGAAGAGCGTATTGCCTTCCAAGGCTTGCCAGCGCGTATTTGCTGGTTGGAGTACGGCGAGCGTGCGAAAGCGGGTGCTATGCTGAACCAACTTGTGAAAGAAGGAAAAGTAAAAGCCCCGATCGTTATCGGTCGTGATCATTTGGATTGCGGTTCTGTGGCTTCACCAAATCGTGAAACAGAAGCGATGAAAGACGGCTCGGATGCAGTCAGTGACTGGGCGTTGCTAAATGCGATGGTAAACACGGCGTGTGGTGCTACATGGGTAAGCCTGCATCACGGTGGCGGTGTGGGCATGGGTTATAGTCAACACGCAGGCCAGGTGATCGTGGCTGACGGGACGGAAAAAGCCGCAGCACGCCTGGAAAGAGTGCTAACTGCCGACCCAGCAATGGGTGTCTTCAGACACTTGGATGCGGGATATGACCTTGCAAAACAAACCGCGCAAGAGCGTGGCGTGAACAGCTGCTGGTTGTAATCACTGCTCAACATAATACTTCAAAAATCTTGTTAGTTAACTGGCCGAAGTGTTCGATCACTTCGGCCTTTTTTCTCATATTAGCAATGTCTCTGATTGATAAATTCACTCTGAAAGGAAAGCTGCTTAATCTCAGCTAAATCAAGTTTGCATTCTTTTGCCATAGGGCAGACCATTAAGTGATGGTCCAAAACCTGGAGGTCTTCATGATGTCTCACAAGATTATTTTCAGCACGATTCTGGCTTCACTTTCCTTGGCACCTTTAAGCTTTGCCAATGCGGCCCCTGATGTAGTTCGCGTGGGCAATTTGAAATTCGCGCATTATGGTGCCATCAGCTACATGCAGGAACACTGCAGTAAGTATAATCTCAAAGTTCAAGAGCGTGTGTTCGCCAAAGGTATCGATATTATGCCAGCAATTATCGCGGGCGAAATCGACGTGGCTGCAAGTGCGGCGGATGCGGCGATTGCAGGTCGCGCATCGAAAGTTCCAATCTACGCGGTGGCGGGTTTTGCTGAAGGTGGCGCTCGTATTGTCGTAGGTAAAGATTCAAATATTAAATCGGTTAAAGAGTTCAAAGGT is a window of Bdellovibrio sp. SKB1291214 DNA encoding:
- the hutU gene encoding urocanate hydratase encodes the protein MSRVVKAPTGNKMVCKGWLQEAAYRMIQNNLDPSIAEHPENLVVYGGIGKAARNWECFDKILEALKELENDETLLVQSGKPIGILKTHEDAPRVLLANSNLVPKWSTWEVFNELDKKGLMMYGQMTAGSWIYIGTQGIIQGTYESFVEAGRQYFNGDLKGRVILTAGLGGMGGAQPLAGVFAGACVLAVEIDPTRIQKRLETKYIDEVATDIDDAIARIKKYTAAGEAKSVALLGNMATVIHQLIDKGFTPDLLTDQTSAHDPLVGYIPEGYTVDTAKTFREKDQTAYLKAAYDSMAKHVRGMLAMKDKGAVTFDYGNNLRARAQEAGVENAFDYPGFVPAFIRPLFCKGSGPFRWVALSGDPADIKVTDDAMRKLFPHKKDLLRWLDMAEERIAFQGLPARICWLEYGERAKAGAMLNQLVKEGKVKAPIVIGRDHLDCGSVASPNRETEAMKDGSDAVSDWALLNAMVNTACGATWVSLHHGGGVGMGYSQHAGQVIVADGTEKAAARLERVLTADPAMGVFRHLDAGYDLAKQTAQERGVNSCWL